A genomic window from Elstera cyanobacteriorum includes:
- a CDS encoding lysylphosphatidylglycerol synthase transmembrane domain-containing protein: MAAKPQGLNRGKLRRLEWIVVGTILAFGAGIVGIGAYVGFDKVWGAVQRVPASIIFALLGLSVFNYALRALRWHWFSKGLGLKIGFGFNAAVFIGGFALTTTPGKAGEALRLWVLERAKGVPYERATPLFLGDRLSDMVAIMLLCVACLGAFSGYANVTLGIAAGLIVLMLPFLRPKTLLWVTNALYRLFGGRAPRLFAKIRAALRETAKLFTFRQFGVGLVLALVGWAAEAWSFQLLLTAVGGPDVSFQQAGFVFTFALIAGTISMLPGGLGGAEAVMLLLLTSLGFASDSALAATAIIRLTTLWFSTALGFIVLPFLLAALRGRGTDASGDA; encoded by the coding sequence ATGGCCGCTAAACCGCAGGGGCTGAACCGGGGCAAGCTGCGCCGTCTGGAATGGATCGTCGTCGGCACAATCCTGGCCTTCGGCGCTGGGATCGTCGGCATTGGCGCCTATGTTGGTTTCGATAAGGTCTGGGGCGCCGTGCAGCGGGTTCCCGCCAGCATTATCTTTGCGCTGCTCGGCCTATCGGTCTTCAACTATGCCCTGCGCGCGCTGCGCTGGCATTGGTTTTCAAAAGGCCTGGGGCTAAAGATCGGCTTTGGCTTCAATGCTGCGGTTTTCATTGGTGGCTTCGCACTGACCACCACCCCCGGCAAAGCGGGGGAAGCCTTGCGCCTGTGGGTGCTGGAGCGCGCTAAGGGCGTTCCCTACGAACGGGCAACGCCGCTGTTCCTGGGCGACCGGCTGTCGGACATGGTGGCGATCATGCTGCTCTGCGTCGCCTGCCTGGGCGCCTTCAGCGGCTATGCGAATGTCACCCTGGGGATCGCCGCCGGGTTGATCGTGCTGATGCTGCCGTTTCTGCGCCCGAAAACCCTGCTGTGGGTTACCAATGCCCTCTATCGGCTGTTTGGCGGGCGGGCGCCGCGGCTGTTTGCCAAAATCCGCGCGGCGCTGCGTGAAACGGCGAAACTTTTTACCTTCCGTCAGTTCGGCGTCGGCTTGGTCCTCGCGCTCGTCGGTTGGGCGGCGGAAGCCTGGTCGTTTCAACTGTTGTTGACCGCCGTTGGCGGGCCGGACGTCAGCTTCCAGCAGGCGGGCTTCGTCTTCACCTTCGCGCTGATTGCCGGAACCATTTCGATGCTGCCCGGCGGTTTGGGCGGGGCCGAAGCCGTGATGCTGCTGCTGCTTACCTCCCTCGGGTTCGCCAGCGATTCGGCCTTGGCGGCGACGGCGATCATTCGGTTGACGACGCTCTGGTTCTCCACCGCTTTGGGCTTTATCGTGCTGCCCTTCCTGCTCGCCGCATTGCGCGGGCGCGGAACGGACGCTTCGGGAGACGCATGA